ACCCGGTCGGTCATCGCTGCTATGATCAGGCCGAAGAAGGTTGCTGCTGCCGGAACAAAGATCAGCCAGAGCATGTTGTTGAGCATCGATTCGTGAAACTCGCGGTCGGCGAGCATCCACGCATAGTTGGACAGGCCGACAAATTCCTCGCCGGAGCGACCGAAAAAGGAAAGGCGGACCGACGAGACGACCGGGTAGAAGAGATAGACGCCAAGCGCCAGGAGCGCGGGTGCGAGAAACAACCAAGGCCGTATGGTGTTGGCAAGCCGCAGGTTGCGGATCGCTCTTTCGCCGTCACCTTCTTTTGAAGGCAAAATGGCGTCGAGCACCCAGTTGGAGAGCAGGAAGTAAGCGGCACAGCCGGCGACCCCCAGGACCATAGTCAGTGTGGCGAAGATAAGCTGATTCATCGCTCTGCCCCTTCAAGCTTCCGTTTGGAAAAAGGCGATCGTCAAAACTCGATGATGAACGGGTCCCCCGATCGGGCTGCCGGCAGGAGCCGGGCTGACGATCCGGGCCGGGAGGTCGGCCCGGATCGCTGGAGGTCAGGCAGGCGCGGACGTTACTTCAGCGCGTCCCAGTTCTCCTGGATTTCTGCCGTGACGTCGGCGGCAGATTTGCCGCCGGCATAGTCAACCATGCCGGTCCAGAAGGCGCCGGCTCCGATTTTGCCGGGCATCAGGTCGGAACCGTCGAAACGGAACGTTGTCGCATCCGTCAGGATTTGTCCCTGCTTCTTCAGCGTCTCATTGGCATAGGCATCCGGATTGACGCCTTTGTGCGGCGTCAGGAAACCGGCGCGTGCCATCCAGACCTCATGCGCGATCGGTGACTTCAGGAAGTCGATAAAGGCACGTGCGCCTTTTGAGTCCCTGGTGATCGCAAACAGTGTTCCGGCGCCGAGCACCGGCTTACCCAGATCCTTTCCGGCATAGGCCGGGAAATAGAAGAAGTCGGCATCTTCACCAAGTTCCGTGCCTTCCGGAAAGAAAGACGGAATGAAGGATGCCTGGCGGTGCATGTAGCATTTGGGCGGCGAGGTAAAGAGGCCCTTCGGGCTGTCACGGAAGTCAGTTGTGGCCACGGCTTCCGCGCCGCCATCCACATAATCGTTGTTGCGGGCAAAGGCGCCGAACTCCTCGATCGCGCCGATAACTGCCGGGTCGTTGAACGGAATTTCGTTGCGAACCCATTTGTCGTAGACATCCGGGCTTTGCGTGCGCAGCATGAACTCCTCGACCCAGTCCGTCGCAGGCCAGCCGGTTGCACCGCCGGAGCCAAGCCCGATGCACCAGGGCGTTTCACCGTCGGCGACGATCTGCTCGCTCAGTTCCTTGAGTTCTTCCATGGTTTCCGGCACTTCGTAGCCGGCATCCTCAAAGTTCTCCGGTGAATACCAGACAAGCGACTTCACGTCCGCCTTGAACGGAAAGGCAAAGTAACCTGAGTTACCGTCCTGATCAGGATAGGTGCCAAGGTCCACCCAGGACTGGCCCGCCGCATAGTTTTCGGCAACCCAATCGCGCGTTTCGTCGCCCAGCGGCGTCAGAAGACCCTTCGCCGCCAAGTCGGCAGCAAGTCCCGGCTGCGGGAATACTGCGACATTGGCCGGGCTGCCCGCCTGCGTATCGATGACGATCTGCTGCTCGAAGGAATCGGAGCCGGTATATTCCACGTTTGCGCCGGTCGCCGCCTCGAAATAGGCGATCATGCCTTCAACGAGCTCGAGGTCGGCGCCCGTCCACGGACCGAAAACCGTGATCGTTTCCCCGGACAAGTCCATACCCTTGAGCGCTTCGTAACTCGCCCAGTTGAAGCGGTCATCCTCGCCCGGCTTGAAGACAAGCTCCTGCGCCTGGGTCGCACCGGACAGTGCCGTTCCCATCGTGAGTGCACAGACAAACGCCGCGATTGCGGTTTTACGTTTCATGAATTTTCCTCCCGATTCACGGAATGCGGTTACCCGCATCGGTGATGCAATCTATCTTCAAACAATATCCAAAGCGGTTTGAATTGAGTTCAAAATGCCGCCATCCATTTACCTTGTCAACGCAATTGTAAACAAAATCCAGCCCCTAAACTCAACCTTCCTATCTAGTTGTTGTTTTTGTTAATCTTTTTGTTTGATACGAATTTAAAACGATTAAATCGCCGGACGGCGCAACTTGGAAAAACGTGAACACGGTTGCCATATCAGCAGAATTATGGCTAGGCTTCGGACTGTTTTTCAAAACGCTTTGGGAATCGAATGAGTGTAAATCTGAAACAGCTTGCGGAGGCCCTGGGCATTTCGCAGACCACCGTCAGCCGGGCGCTGAATGGGTTTCCGGAAGTCAGCGAGAAGACCCGCCGCAAGGTTCTCGATATGGCTCAGCAGCTGAATTACTCGCCGAGCCCGCATGCAAAAAAGCTCGCCACCGGAAAATCCAAGACCATCGGCCACGTGGTCCCGCAATCGGATCACATGATGATCAATCCGCTTTTTTCTGATTTCATCGCCGGCGCCGGAGAGACCTATTCGCAAGCCGGTTACGACATGCTCATGTCTGTCGTTACGCCCGAGCAGGAGGAAAAGACCTACTATAAGCTGATCGCCAGCAAACGTGTCGACGGCATGATGGTTCATGCGCCCCTCATAGGTGATACCCGTATTGCTCTCCTGCAGAAGCTTGCCATGCCGTTTGTCGTTCATGGCAGGAGCGCGGACGAGGATGACTCCTATTCTTGGCTTGACGTCAACAACCGCCGCTCCTTCCAACGCGCGACCCGTTTTCTTCTTGATCTTGGGCACAGGCGTATCGCGCTGCTTAACGGGCTGGAGAGTATGACCTTCGCCCAACGAAGGCGGATCGGCTATCAAGAAGCACTGCAGGAATACGGTGTGGAACCGGATGAGAGCATTATGTTCGCCGAGGACATGATGGAGCCTTACGGCTATCGCCGCACAAAGGAAATGCTTGCGCTTGTGCGCCGTCCGACGGCGATCCTGTGCTCAAGCATCCTGCCTGCCATGGGCGCATTGCGCGCCATTCAGGAGGCCGGACTTGAAGTCGGTCGTGATATCTCAATCGTGACCCATGACGACATGCTGACATTTCTGTCCAACAGCGGCGAAATTCCGATGTTCACGGCACTGCGATCTTCAATCAAAGCCGCCGGCCGGCGCTGTGCGGAAATGCTGATCGCAGCAATTGAAAATCCCAACCACGAACCTGTCCATGAGCTTTGGGAGACGGAGCTGGTCATCGGCAATTCAACAGGTCCAGCGCGAGAACAGCCTTAGCGTCCGCTCCACGGGCATTCACCAGTGACCAATTCGCAACCCATAGTGGATGCACGCATGCCGCCAACCATTGCCCCAGATGTTTTCGGCATATGCGCGCCGCCTTTGCCACCGATCGGGATTTCGATCTTTTGTTGTGCACTTTTTTCTAAAACTTGCCGATGCGGCTCGCCCGGATATCGCCACCAACATACACGGAATTAAAGGCGCGATTGTAAAACACCCCGACAATACACCGTCCGGTGATAGAGCAATCCTGTCAGAAATCTGTCTGAGCTCTTGCGGAATCAGGCTTGGCCGCCAATGCTGCACGGGTTGTCACGGCGCATCTGCGAGTTAAACCTTTTCGTTTCTACTTGCGTCGCGATGAATAATCCGAAAACCTTCATGCAGCTACTTTGACCGCATTCAGTATCAGGGTAATAATCCTGTGAATATGTAGCTCAAACTCATGAATTCGCGGCTCACCGCAACAAACAACGCAAAAGCAAGAGGATATCAATTGACGCTTTTGCGAGGAGCGGATCGTTCGGATCGCCTGCGCAGATCAAAATTCCGCAGCTCTGATCGGCTTTCAATGCAAATCATCTATCACCAACCCGACATCCTTGGAAAATAAATCGCAGGAAACACACATTTGAGTTGAGTTCGCGCTTGATAAAAAGTTATGCAGAATGCATAACTAAACATGATGATGCCATCGCGATTACACAAATCGCTTGAGGAAAAGCCTTTAAGGTGCAACATTTTGCTGCCGAATTACACATAGGAGATTGAAAGCCAGGATTGCATAATATGCATAGAGGACATGCTGGCTTTCGAGGCCCCGCAATGATCTGTGATCCGCCCATCACAACCATTGCGGGGCCAACTCTTTTTATTGGTGAGCAAATGAGAATCTGAGCGCACTCTGCTGCGGCACTTGTGCTACGAAACGCCCTCTCCTACTGCTTGCTGACAAGGCGACGGCAAGCGCCGGTTCGTGAAGTATAGTTCACCGGGGGCAGCTTCATCATGGATATAGGCAAGCTTCAGGATTTCAATTCCAACTATGTTGGGGACTACCCGTTATTGCGGAAGCTCGCAGAGGACTGGGCCGAAAGGAAACCGCTGCGCGGCCTGCGTCTCCTTCACAATATTCCGATAACCCGGGAAACGATGCTCAAGCTCGAGCCGCTCTACCTTTCAGGCGCCGACGTGACGGTCACCCATCTGCGGCTTCCCGGCCTTGAACCCAAACAGGAATGTGTCGACCTCCTGAAAGCAGCCGGTGCCCATATGGAACTCGACCACGCGAAGTTATATGGAGATTACGACATTGCGCTGGATTGTTGTGCGCAAATACCGGCGATGGAACGTGTTACGGTCCGGCGCGGATTTGTCGAACTGACGCAATCGGGCTCACCGGTCTACAGCAAACTTGATACCGACCTGCCGATCTATAGCCTCGACCTGTCCAGACTGAAATGCCTTGAGGCCATGTTCGGCACCGGTGAGGCTTTCGTCAGAGCGTTCAGGCAATTTGTTGAACCAAGGATCGAAGGCCGCAAATTTGTTCTGTTCGGATATGGCAAGGTCGGCCGCGGCGTGTCGCGCTATCTGGCGCAGGAAGGCGCTATGCTGACGGTCGTCGACACCAACGGGGCCAACCTTGAACAAGCTCGAAAGGCAGGCTTTGACACCGAGCTCAGTCGTCCGGGCCCATCGCTTCTCAACGCCGTAAACGACTCTTTTGTCGTCGTCATGGCGACCGGTTGCGAAGGCCTCCTTCAGGAACTGATTAAGCCCAAGCAGCTGGCCGACAAAGTGCTGTTGATAAATATGGGCGCGGACGATGAATTCGGGGATCGTTATGCCGCCTCGCGGATTGTCGCCAACAAAGCTCCGTTGAACTTTCTTCTCGACGCACCGACAACCATGTTCTTTATCGATCCGATATTTGCCGTGCACAATCAGTGCTGCGAACACGTACTCGACGGAAATGCTCACGGCTTCTCGCCACTGCCGCCGGAACTGGATCTGCCTGTCATTGAGGAATGGAGCACGCTCTACGGAATAGATATCAGCGATATCTACTATTGAAATTGCGGTCCTTCGGCTGAGTCTCCACATCCCAGGCCGCTGCTTGCGGTCTCTGCAAAATTCGGAAACTATGAACTCCTACTCGACTCACGTTTGCCCTTGTCTGTTTTCTCACCACGATAAATTTGTATCGAGCCATGACCGTAACAGCCGGAAAATCAAGACGCAGACTTACCGCTGCAAGCGCACTTGTTGCACTTTTCATGGTGTTGCTTGTCAGTCAGGCCAGCGCCCATTCAGATGATCCAGGATTTGTCGGCGGGTTCGTCTCCGGTTTCACACACCCGTTCTATGGCTGGGACCATGTGCTGGCGATGGTTGCTGTGGGCCTGTGGGGCGCATTTCTTGGAAGTCCGGCTATCTGGCTTTTACCCGTCGTTTTCCCGCTGATCATGGCTCTTGGCGGCGTACTTGGTATTTTTGGAGTTCCTCTGCCCGGCGTTGAAACGGGTATCGCTGCATCCTCTGTTGTTCTGGGTCTTCTGATTGCTCTGGCGCAGCGTTCCCCATTGTGGATCGCAGTCGTTATTGTAGGAAGTTTCGCTATCTTTCACGGGTATGCGCACGGAGCCGAATTGCCCTCGGCGAACAGCCCGCTGACCTATTCCGTTGGTTTTGTCCTCGCGACCGGCCTGCTGCATCTTTTCGGT
This portion of the Hoeflea prorocentri genome encodes:
- a CDS encoding ABC transporter substrate-binding protein → MKRKTAIAAFVCALTMGTALSGATQAQELVFKPGEDDRFNWASYEALKGMDLSGETITVFGPWTGADLELVEGMIAYFEAATGANVEYTGSDSFEQQIVIDTQAGSPANVAVFPQPGLAADLAAKGLLTPLGDETRDWVAENYAAGQSWVDLGTYPDQDGNSGYFAFPFKADVKSLVWYSPENFEDAGYEVPETMEELKELSEQIVADGETPWCIGLGSGGATGWPATDWVEEFMLRTQSPDVYDKWVRNEIPFNDPAVIGAIEEFGAFARNNDYVDGGAEAVATTDFRDSPKGLFTSPPKCYMHRQASFIPSFFPEGTELGEDADFFYFPAYAGKDLGKPVLGAGTLFAITRDSKGARAFIDFLKSPIAHEVWMARAGFLTPHKGVNPDAYANETLKKQGQILTDATTFRFDGSDLMPGKIGAGAFWTGMVDYAGGKSAADVTAEIQENWDALK
- a CDS encoding LacI family DNA-binding transcriptional regulator gives rise to the protein MSVNLKQLAEALGISQTTVSRALNGFPEVSEKTRRKVLDMAQQLNYSPSPHAKKLATGKSKTIGHVVPQSDHMMINPLFSDFIAGAGETYSQAGYDMLMSVVTPEQEEKTYYKLIASKRVDGMMVHAPLIGDTRIALLQKLAMPFVVHGRSADEDDSYSWLDVNNRRSFQRATRFLLDLGHRRIALLNGLESMTFAQRRRIGYQEALQEYGVEPDESIMFAEDMMEPYGYRRTKEMLALVRRPTAILCSSILPAMGALRAIQEAGLEVGRDISIVTHDDMLTFLSNSGEIPMFTALRSSIKAAGRRCAEMLIAAIENPNHEPVHELWETELVIGNSTGPAREQP
- a CDS encoding NAD-binding protein, producing MDIGKLQDFNSNYVGDYPLLRKLAEDWAERKPLRGLRLLHNIPITRETMLKLEPLYLSGADVTVTHLRLPGLEPKQECVDLLKAAGAHMELDHAKLYGDYDIALDCCAQIPAMERVTVRRGFVELTQSGSPVYSKLDTDLPIYSLDLSRLKCLEAMFGTGEAFVRAFRQFVEPRIEGRKFVLFGYGKVGRGVSRYLAQEGAMLTVVDTNGANLEQARKAGFDTELSRPGPSLLNAVNDSFVVVMATGCEGLLQELIKPKQLADKVLLINMGADDEFGDRYAASRIVANKAPLNFLLDAPTTMFFIDPIFAVHNQCCEHVLDGNAHGFSPLPPELDLPVIEEWSTLYGIDISDIYY
- a CDS encoding HupE/UreJ family protein, which encodes MTVTAGKSRRRLTAASALVALFMVLLVSQASAHSDDPGFVGGFVSGFTHPFYGWDHVLAMVAVGLWGAFLGSPAIWLLPVVFPLIMALGGVLGIFGVPLPGVETGIAASSVVLGLLIALAQRSPLWIAVVIVGSFAIFHGYAHGAELPSANSPLTYSVGFVLATGLLHLFGIGFGLVAGLPGGTFALRTAGFAIALAGLSILFGFW